A window of Burkholderiales bacterium genomic DNA:
GACGGAACGATTCCAGCACCGCCGCCCGAGCCCGGGCCTTGTAGGCGTGATAGCCCAGGGCGTCCATGGTGCCGACGGCGCGCCCCTGGACGATCACCTGAGCGCCCACGTCCGTGTTGGGCTTGAGGAGCACCGGGTTCATGTCGGTAGTGGGGGCGACGCCCGCGGCCTGGGCCTGCACCGCCTGGGCCCGGCCGATCTCGCCCCCGTCCACGGCGACGGCGCTGTTCAGCGCCATGTTCTGGGGCTTGAACGGCGCCACCCGTACCCCGCGCCGGGCGAGGGTCCGGCACAAGCCCGCCACCAGGGTGCTCTTGCCCGCGTCCGAGGTGGTGCCCTGGATCATCAGCGTATGCGCCATGACGTCATCCTGTGGTTTCCGTTTTGGTAGGGTGCGCCTCGGCGCACCGTCCTGCCGGCGGCTGATCGGTGCGTTTCGCTGCGCTCAACACACCCTACAGCTTTGCGTTTCGATTTTTTTCTGTGGTTAAGAAATCTCGGCCCCCGGGCTATCACTTCCGCGCGTGGGCGCTGCGGCTGCGCACCGCATCCAGGGCCTGGCACAGCCGCTCGGCGCCGTCCAGGATGCGAGGCGTGGGCCGCTGCAGGAGATCGGAAGGCACGAACACCAGGTTGCCCTGCTTCACCGCCTCGATCTGGGGCCAGCGTCGCCAGCCTTCCAGCCACTCCGGGTAGGCTTCCCCCATGCCCCCGGCCACGATCACCTGGGGGTTGGCGACCAGTACCGACTCCACGTTGAGCACGGGCGTGAGGGTGTGGACCGAAGCGAACACGTTGGTCCCACCGCACAGCTCGATCACGCGGCTGATGAGATGCTCCCCGTTCACGGTCATGAGGGGCCTGTCCCAGATCTGGTAGAAGACCGAGACCCTGGGCTCGCCCCCGTAGCGGGATTGGAGCCGGCGCCAGCGGTCGCGGAAAGCGCCTGCCGCCTTCTGCGCTTGCACCCCGGTCCCCGCCAAGGCTCCCAGGCGCTCGAGGTTGGTCGCCACCTGCTCGAAGGTGCGGATCTCGGTCACGTAAAGGGTCAGCTTCAGGTCGCGGAGCTGTCCTAGCACCCGCGGGTCGTTGCCGCTCGCCCAGCCCACTGCCAGGTCCGGCGCGAGGGCTAGGATGCGCTCCGCGTCCGGCGAGACGTAGCTCCCCACTTGGGGAATCTTCTTCGCTTCGGGAGGATAGTCGCTCCACTGCACGGCGCCCACCACGGAGCGCCCGGCACCGGCCGCGAACAGCAGCTCGGTGGCGTGGGGCGCGAGGCTCACGATGCGCCGCGCCGGCTGCACCAGCCGCACCTCGTTCCCCTCGTCGTCGCGCACCACGATCTCGGCTTGGGCGGCCGCCGCGAAAAGCCAGGCGAGCAGGGCCCATCGCCAGCGCCGCAGAATCCCCACGCCGCTCTTTCCCGTCATCTCGCCGCCCGTTCGAGACGGGGCGCGGCGCGCGCCCATTCATCCAACGCGTGCGCGAGGCGCTCCCATTGGCCGCCGCCAGCCGGAAGCCCGAAGCGCAGTCCTGGTGGATCGGTGAACGCGCGCACGAGAATGCCTCGCACGGCGAAGAATTCCTGCGCTTCGGAGGCGCGGGGCGTCTTCACCCACTGGAACAGGGCGGTGCCTCCAGTAGGCGCAAGGCCCGAAGCGGTGAGCAGTCGAGCCAGCCGCCCGCTCGCCGCGAACAGCGCCCGGCGCGTCTTCTGCTGCCAGCCGGTGTCGGCCAGCGCCGCGGCGGCCACGTACCGGGAAACGTTGGCCACCGCCCAGGGACCCATCGCTTCCTCCAGCCTCGTCAGGAGCGTGGATTCACCCAGCACGAAGCCTACTCGAATGCCGGCGAGGCCGAAGAATTTTCCCAGCGATCGCAGCACCACTAGACCCGGCCAAAGGTTTACCGATGCGAGGCTTTCCTGGGGCGTCGCGTCCATGAACGCCTCGTCCACCACCAGCCAGCCGCCGCGGGCCGCCAGTTCTTTGCGCCACGCGAGGAGAGTCTCGCGGTTGAACCGCTCGCCGGTGGGATTGTTGGGGTTCGCCAGTACCAACACGTCCACCGGCGGCACGCCGGCGCGTAAATCGGCTGCCGAGACGCCGGTCACGTCATGCCCCGCCGCGGCCCAGGCCCAGCGATGTTCGCCGTAGCCCGG
This region includes:
- the cobC gene encoding threonine-phosphate decarboxylase, translated to MLEHGGQVRRAAQRYSIPLQQWIDLSTGINPHGWPVPPVPAERWLRLPEAEDGLEEAARAYYGASSLLPVAGTQAAIQALPRLRPPGRVALLEPGYGEHRWAWAAAGHDVTGVSAADLRAGVPPVDVLVLANPNNPTGERFNRETLLAWRKELAARGGWLVVDEAFMDATPQESLASVNLWPGLVVLRSLGKFFGLAGIRVGFVLGESTLLTRLEEAMGPWAVANVSRYVAAAALADTGWQQKTRRALFAASGRLARLLTASGLAPTGGTALFQWVKTPRASEAQEFFAVRGILVRAFTDPPGLRFGLPAGGGQWERLAHALDEWARAAPRLERAAR
- the btuF gene encoding cobalamin-binding protein — its product is MTGKSGVGILRRWRWALLAWLFAAAAQAEIVVRDDEGNEVRLVQPARRIVSLAPHATELLFAAGAGRSVVGAVQWSDYPPEAKKIPQVGSYVSPDAERILALAPDLAVGWASGNDPRVLGQLRDLKLTLYVTEIRTFEQVATNLERLGALAGTGVQAQKAAGAFRDRWRRLQSRYGGEPRVSVFYQIWDRPLMTVNGEHLISRVIELCGGTNVFASVHTLTPVLNVESVLVANPQVIVAGGMGEAYPEWLEGWRRWPQIEAVKQGNLVFVPSDLLQRPTPRILDGAERLCQALDAVRSRSAHARK